The Vibrio tubiashii genome includes a window with the following:
- the arfB gene encoding alternative ribosome rescue aminoacyl-tRNA hydrolase ArfB: MLKISNNVTLKAWEIQLTAIRAQGAGGQNVNKVSSAIHLQFDVKHSSLPSIYKERILALRDSRISKDGVITIKAQQFRTQEQNKEDALNRLAELIRSAMVMQKKRRETKPTRASKERRLKSKNIKSQTKSLRGRIKH, translated from the coding sequence ATGCTAAAGATATCCAACAACGTCACCCTAAAAGCATGGGAGATCCAACTCACAGCAATACGAGCTCAAGGGGCGGGCGGGCAAAACGTCAACAAAGTCTCTAGTGCTATTCATCTCCAATTTGATGTTAAGCACTCTAGCTTGCCTAGCATTTATAAAGAGCGAATTCTTGCTCTGCGTGATTCTCGTATTTCTAAAGACGGCGTAATCACAATAAAGGCTCAGCAATTTCGAACTCAAGAGCAGAACAAAGAAGATGCGCTCAACAGACTTGCTGAACTGATCAGATCGGCGATGGTGATGCAAAAGAAACGTCGAGAGACAAAACCAACCCGCGCATCTAAAGAAAGACGGCTGAAAAGTAAAAACATCAAATCGCAGACCAAGTCTCTTAGAGGGCGAATTAAGCATTAA
- a CDS encoding LysE family translocator, whose protein sequence is MNSLIIAMLAFAFVGAATPGPVNLLATATAAQRGSREASKLVLGASIAYALVVLISGSVMHELVEFLPLLEATLKWVGSAFLLYLAYQIFTAPVAELQGQTTLTSGWWIGSLTQLLNPKAWLVAMSGVSLYVVGQGNTDYWLWVFTLVSLVCCLVGVGLWAASGSALSSYLCQPHKQRIFNRMMAITLAASVSMIWL, encoded by the coding sequence ATGAATAGTCTAATTATTGCGATGTTGGCGTTTGCGTTTGTGGGCGCCGCCACACCCGGGCCGGTGAATCTATTGGCGACGGCCACAGCCGCCCAACGAGGTAGTCGAGAAGCCAGTAAACTGGTGCTAGGGGCGTCAATTGCTTACGCTTTAGTAGTGCTCATCTCTGGCAGTGTAATGCATGAGTTGGTTGAGTTTTTACCCTTGTTGGAAGCCACATTGAAGTGGGTAGGCAGCGCATTTTTACTCTACCTCGCATACCAGATATTTACTGCACCTGTGGCTGAGTTACAAGGGCAAACGACGCTGACCTCAGGCTGGTGGATAGGATCGCTTACCCAATTGCTTAATCCCAAAGCTTGGTTGGTGGCGATGTCTGGAGTCAGTTTGTATGTGGTAGGGCAGGGCAACACAGATTACTGGCTTTGGGTGTTTACTCTGGTGTCGTTAGTTTGTTGCTTAGTGGGTGTCGGCTTATGGGCGGCGAGTGGAAGCGCTTTATCTAGTTATTTATGTCAGCCCCATAAGCAGCGCATTTTTAACCGAATGATGGCGATAACCTTGGCTGCTTCTGTTAGCATGATTTGGTTATAG
- a CDS encoding pirin family protein: MSVTRQVNQVIQVHPTSDGDGVKIQRVAGFNNAQFSPFLMVDELKSDQRSDYVGGFPPHPHRGIETLTYMLKGHFQHKDHMGNVGELRSGGAQWMAAGRGVIHSEMPIMEEGDLHGFQIWINQPARDKMKPAQYVDFQPETITEHSDEQLGLIRVLAGTINANEMQLKGPLSKTGVELSVSDWRAESDQQVSVSVPDQFNMMILNYQGKVQVGDYTLKQGELALLSKGERVDLKALEQSGVLIFAGEPIDEPVVHYGPFVMNTMDEINQTIQDYNSGVFETY, encoded by the coding sequence ATGAGTGTAACCAGACAAGTTAATCAAGTAATCCAAGTTCATCCGACCTCAGATGGTGATGGGGTTAAGATACAGCGCGTGGCTGGGTTTAATAATGCGCAGTTTTCTCCATTTCTAATGGTTGATGAGCTTAAGTCGGACCAACGTTCAGATTACGTTGGCGGCTTTCCACCTCATCCGCACCGTGGAATCGAAACGCTAACTTATATGCTCAAAGGTCATTTTCAACACAAAGATCATATGGGCAATGTTGGCGAGCTAAGAAGTGGCGGCGCTCAGTGGATGGCTGCTGGCCGAGGAGTTATCCATAGTGAGATGCCTATCATGGAAGAGGGTGATTTACATGGTTTCCAAATTTGGATAAATCAACCTGCGCGCGACAAAATGAAGCCAGCTCAATATGTCGATTTTCAGCCAGAGACGATCACTGAACATAGTGACGAGCAACTTGGTTTGATTCGCGTACTGGCCGGAACGATCAATGCCAATGAAATGCAGCTTAAAGGTCCGTTAAGTAAGACGGGTGTTGAGCTTAGCGTGTCTGATTGGCGCGCCGAAAGTGACCAGCAAGTGAGTGTGTCAGTACCTGATCAATTCAACATGATGATCTTAAACTATCAAGGCAAGGTTCAAGTTGGCGATTACACACTCAAGCAGGGTGAACTAGCGCTATTGAGTAAAGGTGAGCGAGTCGACTTGAAAGCGCTTGAGCAAAGTGGCGTGTTAATTTTTGCTGGCGAACCCATTGATGAGCCGGTCGTTCATTACGGCCCATTTGTCATGAATACAATGGATGAGATAAATCAAACCATACAGGATTACAATTCTGGTGTGTTTGAAACTTATTAA
- a CDS encoding TetR/AcrR family transcriptional regulator, which produces MSVKQKRRGRPQAQTSQLDAERILSKAKELMLRDNKMPSVRGLATELSVDAMAIYHYFRNKNALQESIVISLIEDIYQPDSSEDWRAQLSQLCISYVSLLHRYPGLLETLLKMDSVSPANVFIERFETIVHPLALSPETTKHAIDLLGDYLHGFALALNCQPSSELTLDMLSGPLNLVYQCLDPHFDR; this is translated from the coding sequence ATGTCTGTCAAGCAAAAACGCAGAGGGCGCCCCCAAGCCCAAACAAGCCAATTGGATGCTGAACGTATTCTTAGCAAAGCAAAAGAGTTAATGCTTAGAGACAATAAAATGCCTAGTGTCAGAGGGTTAGCCACCGAGTTGTCCGTTGACGCTATGGCGATATATCACTACTTCCGTAACAAGAATGCATTACAGGAATCGATCGTCATTTCCCTGATTGAAGATATCTACCAGCCGGATTCAAGTGAAGATTGGCGAGCGCAATTATCACAGCTCTGCATCAGCTACGTATCACTTTTGCATCGCTACCCTGGATTACTTGAAACGCTACTCAAAATGGACTCTGTCAGCCCTGCCAATGTATTTATCGAACGCTTTGAAACGATAGTGCACCCTCTCGCTCTCTCCCCTGAAACCACTAAGCACGCTATCGACCTCCTTGGCGATTACTTGCACGGTTTCGCTTTAGCACTCAACTGCCAGCCTAGTAGTGAGCTCACATTAGATATGCTTTCTGGACCATTAAACCTTGTTTATCAATGCTTAGATCCTCATTTTGACCGATAG
- a CDS encoding DUF2867 domain-containing protein yields the protein MDLPSHSNIHPYLQGAYFADTHNIELPYNGESALEVYFAMVNKTPRWVNALMDLRNRIVSKLGLKHLGRMADLDENKPIGEYRVGDQVGIFSIVSLSDNELLVEDCDKHLNVRLSFLIVPDGDTMTLHATTVVDVKNAFGKVYMFFVAPVHKLIVPTSLKTLVPA from the coding sequence ATGGATCTGCCCAGTCACTCTAACATTCACCCCTATTTGCAAGGGGCCTACTTCGCTGATACACACAATATCGAGTTGCCTTACAACGGTGAATCCGCACTAGAAGTCTACTTTGCGATGGTGAATAAGACGCCCCGCTGGGTTAATGCGCTAATGGATTTACGCAATCGCATTGTTTCAAAACTAGGGTTGAAACACCTAGGGCGTATGGCAGATTTGGATGAAAACAAACCGATTGGCGAGTATCGAGTTGGCGACCAAGTGGGTATCTTTTCTATAGTGAGTTTAAGTGACAACGAACTGCTAGTAGAAGACTGCGATAAGCACCTCAACGTTCGGCTCTCTTTTCTTATTGTTCCTGATGGCGACACAATGACCTTGCATGCAACAACGGTTGTCGATGTTAAGAACGCGTTCGGCAAAGTGTATATGTTTTTTGTGGCCCCAGTACACAAGCTGATAGTACCCACCTCTTTAAAAACACTCGTACCCGCTTAA
- a CDS encoding alpha/beta fold hydrolase — MINTAQQFIDAGVKYTPHYFQVPLNYSDNTQGEITVFARELSLVSDGDSAKPWLVYFQGGPGFPSPRQNGHSGWVKRALQDYRVLLLDQRGTGNSSVISHQTLAHLTPEEQAEYLSYFRADNIVRDAEFIRKQFGVEQWSILGQSFGGFCSLTYLSLFPQSLSRSFITGGVPSISRHPDDVYQATFKRTMEKNQAFFQQFPKAQELCKQIADHLIDNEEYLPNGQRFTVEQFQQIGINFGMSDTFLPTYYALENALIEVNGKTELRYEFLSSMLMEQGFQTNPIYAILHESIYCQGFASNWSAHRVRQQNPAFNYDKDKPFYFTGEMVFPWMFDQYKNLQPLKPAAELLAAKQDWQPLYDAKQLASNKVPVSCAVYADDMFVEMDISRETLAEMPNAKAWITNEYEHNGLRADGEKILDTLIAMGDQTAATLI, encoded by the coding sequence ATGATCAATACCGCTCAGCAATTTATTGATGCAGGAGTAAAATACACTCCGCATTACTTTCAAGTCCCTTTAAATTACTCAGACAATACGCAAGGCGAAATTACCGTTTTTGCTCGCGAGCTATCCTTGGTTTCAGATGGCGACAGCGCAAAGCCTTGGTTGGTCTACTTTCAAGGCGGCCCAGGCTTTCCCTCACCTCGTCAAAATGGCCATAGCGGATGGGTAAAGCGCGCCCTGCAAGATTACCGCGTTTTATTGTTAGACCAACGTGGAACGGGCAATAGTTCAGTGATCTCTCACCAAACTCTGGCGCATCTGACACCTGAAGAGCAAGCGGAGTATTTAAGCTACTTTCGTGCTGACAACATCGTTCGCGATGCCGAGTTTATTCGCAAGCAATTTGGGGTTGAGCAGTGGTCCATTCTCGGTCAAAGCTTCGGTGGTTTCTGCTCACTCACCTATCTCTCGCTTTTTCCTCAGAGTTTGTCTCGCAGCTTCATTACTGGCGGTGTCCCGTCGATTTCTCGCCACCCAGACGATGTGTATCAGGCGACGTTTAAACGAACGATGGAGAAGAACCAAGCTTTCTTCCAGCAGTTCCCTAAAGCTCAAGAGCTGTGTAAACAGATTGCCGATCACTTGATCGATAACGAAGAATACCTACCCAACGGTCAACGATTTACCGTTGAGCAATTCCAGCAGATTGGAATTAACTTTGGTATGAGTGATACTTTCTTGCCAACCTACTACGCGCTAGAAAACGCCCTTATCGAGGTTAATGGAAAAACCGAACTGCGCTATGAATTTTTAAGCAGCATGCTGATGGAGCAAGGTTTCCAGACGAATCCGATCTATGCCATTTTGCATGAATCAATCTACTGCCAAGGCTTTGCTTCAAACTGGAGCGCTCATAGAGTTCGTCAGCAAAACCCAGCGTTTAACTACGACAAAGATAAACCTTTCTACTTTACTGGCGAGATGGTCTTCCCTTGGATGTTTGATCAATACAAGAACTTGCAACCACTTAAACCTGCCGCTGAGTTACTCGCAGCGAAGCAAGATTGGCAACCGTTATACGATGCGAAGCAGTTGGCGAGCAATAAAGTACCAGTAAGCTGCGCTGTCTATGCCGATGACATGTTTGTTGAGATGGATATCAGCCGAGAAACGCTGGCAGAAATGCCAAATGCAAAAGCTTGGATTACCAATGAATATGAGCACAACGGTTTACGTGCTGATGGCGAGAAGATCCTAGATACTCTGATTGCAATGGGTGACCAAACCGCAGCGACACTTATCTAA
- a CDS encoding AraC family transcriptional regulator, with product MKKDNSANFKQSTVLPWIEMRIASQSTACYAAHSHDEFSFGIIQQGKADYRNHSSTHHIGRGDIVTINPADVHSCNPEAGTWSYSMLFVDTKQMGAIQREILGQSQAGYSADYTPFRHAFERSEPIKNHYLALFNDLQSESSQLQVQTRLYDFIEAVHVQSSMEVKPSPSSSLKRVREKLLDDVSQPHQLDHLAQEAQMSRYQLLRAFKHYYGLPPHAYLMDEKIKRAKVMLKSGQEIAEVAQELGFSDQAHFQRQFKKKIAVTPKFYQSHFVD from the coding sequence ATGAAAAAAGATAACAGCGCGAACTTTAAGCAAAGTACGGTACTGCCTTGGATTGAGATGAGAATCGCAAGCCAAAGCACCGCTTGTTATGCAGCGCATTCTCACGATGAGTTTTCATTTGGGATTATTCAACAAGGCAAAGCTGACTATCGTAATCACAGCTCGACGCATCATATTGGTCGCGGTGATATAGTGACGATTAACCCCGCCGATGTTCACTCTTGTAACCCAGAAGCGGGAACTTGGTCTTATAGCATGCTGTTTGTTGATACTAAACAGATGGGGGCGATTCAGCGAGAAATTCTCGGCCAATCTCAGGCTGGGTATAGTGCAGACTACACACCATTTCGTCACGCATTTGAGCGCAGTGAGCCAATCAAAAACCACTATTTGGCTCTGTTTAACGATCTCCAGTCAGAATCGAGCCAATTACAGGTACAAACTCGTCTGTATGACTTTATTGAAGCTGTTCACGTGCAGAGCTCTATGGAGGTTAAACCATCCCCCTCTTCATCATTGAAAAGGGTGCGAGAAAAACTGCTCGATGACGTTAGTCAACCTCATCAATTGGATCATTTAGCACAAGAAGCCCAGATGAGCCGTTACCAGCTCCTTAGAGCGTTCAAGCACTACTATGGTCTTCCGCCTCATGCCTATTTGATGGATGAGAAAATCAAACGTGCTAAGGTGATGCTTAAATCCGGTCAGGAGATCGCCGAGGTGGCTCAAGAGCTAGGCTTTTCTGACCAAGCGCATTTTCAGCGTCAGTTTAAAAAGAAAATTGCCGTTACCCCTAAGTTTTATCAATCCCACTTTGTTGATTGA
- the catB gene encoding type B chloramphenicol O-acetyltransferase, protein MNVFDSPFAGKPLTEQVTNPNIIVGRYSYYSGYYHGHGFDDCARYLNPDRDDVDKLIIGSFCSIGSGAVFMMAGNQGHRSDWISTFPFFYQEDENFADAQDGFARSGNTVVGNDVWIGSEAMIMAGVTIGDGAIIASRAVVTKDVAPYEVVGSNPAKHIKYRFSESEREKLNEMQWWQWRDEQLKGAMSLLCSGDVDGLYRYWQQHITD, encoded by the coding sequence ATGAATGTTTTTGACTCTCCATTTGCAGGTAAACCGCTGACTGAGCAGGTAACCAACCCCAATATTATTGTTGGTCGTTATAGCTATTACTCCGGCTATTACCATGGTCATGGCTTTGATGATTGCGCGCGTTACTTAAATCCGGATAGAGACGATGTCGATAAACTGATCATCGGTAGTTTTTGCTCGATAGGCTCGGGCGCTGTGTTTATGATGGCAGGGAATCAAGGGCACCGCAGCGACTGGATCTCGACCTTTCCTTTTTTCTATCAAGAGGATGAGAACTTCGCTGATGCACAAGATGGATTCGCTCGCTCAGGAAATACAGTGGTCGGGAATGATGTGTGGATAGGATCTGAGGCGATGATCATGGCAGGAGTGACCATAGGAGATGGCGCTATTATTGCCAGTCGCGCTGTTGTGACTAAGGATGTCGCACCCTATGAAGTCGTAGGATCAAATCCTGCAAAGCATATTAAGTATCGCTTTTCAGAAAGTGAGCGAGAGAAGCTAAATGAAATGCAGTGGTGGCAGTGGCGTGACGAGCAGCTTAAAGGCGCTATGTCATTACTCTGCTCGGGTGATGTTGATGGGTTGTATCGCTACTGGCAGCAACACATCACTGATTAA
- a CDS encoding dihydrofolate reductase family protein: MANIVFIATSLDGYIADKDGGLDWLHSIPNPDNIDMGFVPLLERVDALVMGRNTLEAVLSFDVDWPYSKPVFVLSNTLKEVPSGYQDKVFLVSGDLPDIVKDLNAQGYQDLYIDGGVTIQNFLKLDLIDELAITTIPVVLGGGAKLFGELDGLQNYNLVESKVYLDAIVQSRYLRQR, from the coding sequence ATGGCAAATATCGTATTTATTGCAACCAGTCTTGACGGTTATATCGCAGACAAGGATGGAGGACTCGATTGGCTGCATTCGATACCCAATCCAGACAATATTGATATGGGATTTGTGCCTTTGCTTGAGCGTGTCGATGCGTTGGTGATGGGCAGAAATACCCTTGAAGCTGTATTGAGCTTTGATGTCGATTGGCCTTACAGCAAGCCTGTTTTTGTGCTGAGTAATACCCTTAAAGAAGTTCCAAGTGGCTATCAAGACAAGGTGTTTTTAGTCAGCGGAGATTTGCCTGACATCGTTAAGGATCTTAATGCTCAAGGCTATCAGGACCTGTATATCGACGGTGGGGTGACAATTCAAAACTTCTTAAAGCTAGATCTGATTGATGAACTTGCTATCACCACTATTCCTGTCGTTCTCGGTGGTGGCGCAAAACTGTTCGGTGAACTGGATGGTTTGCAAAACTACAATTTGGTTGAAAGCAAGGTCTATCTTGATGCGATTGTACAAAGTCGCTACCTGCGTCAGCGATAG
- a CDS encoding START domain-containing protein — MTNLGKSICIFSLIASSAVWAKPVANWKFESDGNGITIYSREHSDGLVEIRARMFAPTSYGAFLLLLEDTANVPNWIDNVSHSRVVKQISSNENIVYTQFAAPWPAKDRDMVTYSKYSVDEIGFTLNIKDAPPASLPEQEGYIRITSVKATWTLQKLTNGSALIEYVAFADPGGALPDWLANKLAKESARNTFIGLRAQLPNYQGSAHPNIKE; from the coding sequence ATGACAAACTTAGGGAAAAGTATTTGTATCTTCAGTTTAATCGCCTCAAGCGCTGTATGGGCAAAGCCTGTTGCTAACTGGAAGTTTGAGAGCGATGGTAACGGCATTACCATTTACTCTCGCGAACACAGTGATGGACTGGTCGAAATTAGAGCAAGAATGTTCGCCCCCACCAGCTACGGCGCGTTTTTGTTGCTACTGGAAGATACGGCCAATGTGCCGAACTGGATTGATAATGTCAGTCACAGTCGCGTTGTAAAGCAAATCTCATCCAACGAAAACATTGTCTACACACAATTTGCCGCACCTTGGCCTGCGAAAGACCGTGATATGGTCACTTACTCAAAATATTCCGTCGATGAGATAGGTTTTACTCTCAACATCAAAGACGCCCCTCCTGCCAGTTTGCCTGAGCAAGAGGGTTACATCCGTATTACCTCAGTAAAAGCTACTTGGACTCTGCAAAAACTCACCAATGGTAGTGCCCTAATCGAGTACGTTGCTTTTGCTGATCCTGGTGGTGCTCTACCCGATTGGCTAGCCAACAAACTCGCTAAAGAAAGCGCTCGCAATACCTTTATAGGACTGCGAGCACAACTTCCTAATTACCAAGGCAGTGCTCACCCCAATATCAAAGAGTGA
- a CDS encoding VOC family protein, translating to MQMNPVGWFEIYVDDMSRAKAFYEAVFETSLEKLDGDAKMEIEMWLFPSSMEQYGAAGALAKMAGASPGGNSTLVYFSCQDCANEQSRVEGAGGKVVHPKFAIGPHGFISMVSDTEGNMIGLHSME from the coding sequence ATGCAAATGAATCCAGTTGGTTGGTTTGAAATCTATGTTGACGATATGTCGCGTGCGAAAGCGTTCTATGAAGCGGTGTTTGAAACGTCGTTAGAGAAACTTGATGGTGACGCTAAGATGGAAATAGAAATGTGGCTTTTTCCATCCTCTATGGAACAGTATGGTGCAGCGGGTGCGTTAGCAAAAATGGCAGGGGCTTCTCCAGGCGGTAATAGCACGCTGGTTTACTTTTCTTGCCAAGATTGCGCTAATGAGCAGTCAAGAGTAGAAGGTGCTGGTGGTAAGGTGGTTCACCCTAAATTTGCTATTGGCCCACACGGTTTTATCTCTATGGTCTCCGACACTGAAGGCAATATGATTGGTCTTCACTCGATGGAATAA